Part of the Metasolibacillus fluoroglycofenilyticus genome is shown below.
ATGCTATTTTAGTAAAGGATTATGAACGCCAATGTGATGAAGTATTACGCTCATCCATTAAAAAGTTATTCCTAAACGAAAAAGATCCAATTCGTCTAATTAAATTTAAAGATATTTATGAGCAATTAGAAGAAATTGCAGACCACTGCCAAAATGTAGCGAATACTATCGAAACAATTATTATGCGCAACGCGTAAAAGCAGGAGAAATAACTAATGGAAACAATATTAATCCTTACAATTTTAGTCGTTATTTTTGCTCTAGCATTTGACTTTATTAACGGCTTCCATGATACAGCAAACGCCATTGCTACTTCAGTATCGACACGTGCATTACCACCTCGTACTGCGGTATTAATGGCTGCCATTATGAACTTTGTTGGAGCGATTACATTCGTTGGTGTTGCAAAAGCAATTGCAAGCGATATCGTCGATCCATTCGCATTATCGACACCTGAAGCACCCTTAATCGGTTCTGTCGTTATTTTAGCAGCATTATGTGCAGCGATTACTTGGAATTTATTAACTTGGTACTACGGTATTCCATCCAGCTCATCACATACGCTAATTGGTTCAATCGCTGGTGCAGCGATTGCTGCTGCTGGCTTTAATATTTTAAACTATCAAGGCTTCATTAAAATTATTCAAGCGCTTATATTCTCACCATTTATTGCGTTAGCAGTTGGTTTTTTAATGATGTCATTGTTTAAAGTAATCTTTAAAAACATGAACCTTTATAAAACGAACAAAGGCTTCCGCACAATGCAAATTGGTACAGCGGCATTACAAGCATTTACCCACGGTACAAACGATGCTCAAAAGGCAATGGGTATTATTACGATGGCTTTAATCGCTGGAGGCATCCAATCACACGATGAGGTACAAGGCTGGGTGCGTTTTGCCTGTGCACTTGCAATGGGTCTAGGTACTTCTGTTGGTGGTTATAAAATCATCAAAACAGTCGGCGGTAAAATTATGAAAATTCGTCCAATTAACGGCGCAGCAGCTGACTTATCATCAGCAACTGTTATTTTTGGTGCAACGCTTCTACATTTACCCGTTTCAACAACGCATGTTATTTCATCTGCGATTATGGGTGTAGGTACTGCGCAACGTGTAAAGGACGTAAAATGGGGAACTGCTCGTAAAATTGTTATTACATGGGTAATTACAATGCCGATTTCAGCAATTATGGCAGCAGGTTTCTACTTCCTACTAAATCTTTTCTTTTAACGAATACTATTGAAACGTCCGAAAGCACTGCTTTTCGGACGTTTTGTTCGTGTTTTATGAAATAATAGCCATATAAAAGTAAGCGACTTGTTTCAAAAGATAATAACACCAAATTCAACAGCTTTTCTTGTGAATTTTCCATTGCCTTAAAACCTCTCAGCCTTTTCACACACCTTTTATTTTATAGAA
Proteins encoded:
- a CDS encoding inorganic phosphate transporter, with protein sequence METILILTILVVIFALAFDFINGFHDTANAIATSVSTRALPPRTAVLMAAIMNFVGAITFVGVAKAIASDIVDPFALSTPEAPLIGSVVILAALCAAITWNLLTWYYGIPSSSSHTLIGSIAGAAIAAAGFNILNYQGFIKIIQALIFSPFIALAVGFLMMSLFKVIFKNMNLYKTNKGFRTMQIGTAALQAFTHGTNDAQKAMGIITMALIAGGIQSHDEVQGWVRFACALAMGLGTSVGGYKIIKTVGGKIMKIRPINGAAADLSSATVIFGATLLHLPVSTTHVISSAIMGVGTAQRVKDVKWGTARKIVITWVITMPISAIMAAGFYFLLNLFF